Sequence from the Phragmites australis chromosome 11, lpPhrAust1.1, whole genome shotgun sequence genome:
attagaaaaatattcaattacaaagttataTATATCGTCAatagatataatttttatataaaaatcatctCTAGATgatatcatataaaaaaattgtaatttttttaatatcatctaTGGGACAAATAATCTACTGATATACTTAGAGTCTACTGTCATGTAGCAAGTCGACAGAGAAGCGTCCATAAATATCTATTTATGTAAATATCagattttaatattattttactcttttctaataaaatattaaaaaattgcgCTGATTGCGCGAGTCCGATTCTAACAGGCTGAAGATCAGCCGTTGAGAGGGCTGGGGCCTGAGAGCCGATCCACTTGCCTTGTCTGACGGCTGTTGCCGTATCTATGTGGGTTTTGACTCGGAGAGTCACGTCCAGCACGACGCTGTTGAAAATTTGCGGGGTTctttaattttgaaaaaaagtaTGTTACATATGATACTATAATCTAACTCTTAAAAAATTtcatgtaaaaatataatttatacaATGAGAAGTAAAATGACAAATTTCAGCTAAAAATATGATAAGTACAATAAAAAtactagatcatagtatcctctataccactttttttttgaaattttcatgATATTTAAATATCTTTTGAATCATGAGAGCAATGACCacaatgttttttattttttaatctatcaTTTATTAGAAGGAcgatatgtttattttttaaaatttactgcTGATTCAATAGGCCAAAGGTGTCTATCATACTTCTAACATGTGGCAGTAACCTAATTTTATAATGTTTTTAAACGAAtatctagttttgcaatttttgatttttgaaatataaaaataaaaaagctttgGACATGTGGTTATCCGTCCTCTGAAGCGCTGCGGTTACTGGCCGAATGAACAGTGTTTCATTCAAATCACTATTCATAgtaatattttataaaattatggtcttctgttgcttcaaaaattctaaaaaaatttgtacgtgttttataattcatgtgcaactcattttaatttgaTTCATCTAACAattatgtgtataatttaaactaaaattcttcaaaaagactacttttataagttttaacaattgttaaggcctcaaataaatttctaaaaatctgacaaaaattcactaatattcatcttatgtgatggaataatttttaaaattatttctaccCTAATCTATATGGTGAAAAAGCGAGTtattttgtaatgctctattcacatgaaataacaaaaatgcatataaatagagcattacaaaggaactcactttttcaccatatatacTAGGGCaggaaataatttaaaaaattagtccatcacataagataaatattagtgaattttcccatatttttggaaatttatttgagatcctaacaattgttaaaatttataaaagtagtatttttagaaaattttagtttaaattctacacatactttttaggtgaattcagttaaaatgggttgcacatggattataaaacATGTACAAAATTTTTCAGGATTTTTGGACAACAGAAGACTACAAATttataaaaagaatataaaacTATTACTGTGAAACGAAACGCTGTTCATTCGTCCAGTAACCGCGAACCAGACGACTGTTAGCCCCTGCACGCTGCGTCGTACTTCTTACCGCACTGTGATCGGGCGGTTTGATGtctattcttataattttttttttatcaaaactctatttatttaaatattaatattaaaaaatataaaaaaaaactcgctgcctgcctgcctgcctgcgcCGTCTCGCAGCACGGCCTGTTTCCTTCCGTTTCCGGTGAGGCTGAGCTTGGAGTGTGGAATGGGCTGCGTGTGACGCCGTGGCGCCGAGGccgaccatgcatgcatgcacgggcCGTGCCAGTTTGACCGTCGACCGCGCCGTAGTCAACCTGCCGTTTCTGCGATCGCCGGTGCGGTGGTGCCAATCTGCGGCGTAAAGACGTTCAAATGAGCCGTGTTTATTGGGCTAACCTGAGGTATGATAGTATAGGCATGGCTCAGACACGACACGGTCCGAGTTGAGACGGGtcgggtcggcacggcacgaggctaCGGGCCGTGTTTGGACTGAGCGCGCAGCACGACGGGCCGGCGCGGCACGGTCCGGCTGAGTCGggtcggcacgggcacggcctaGCCCAGGACGGTACGGCCCGGCACGATCCGACATGGCACGCAAATACCcgattattttctattatatatatatttttttaattttgtagctattttttatatttttatctattttttatatttttatctattttttatatattttttattttatatatatatttttatttatttcggCTCGTTGGGTCGACTGGGCCGCCGAACCGAAATCGTGCCCGGACCGACCCGACACGGCACGGTCACCGACGAGCCGTGCCGTGGACCGAAAGAAAAACACGCGGGTCGGCACGACATCACTGCTACAATAGATGAGCCGTTCGGACCGTATCGAGCCGGGTCTGTACCAGGCCGACCCGAATAGCCATTTGGCCATGTTTGCTGCAGCGTTGCATGGCTCACGCTGTTACCAGCATGCTGTTGTACATGTCCCGTAGACACGCACGACTCGAAGATAATGAagcagtgattttttttaaaaaaaataagtgacAGTGGACAGAAAGAAACATAATAATCAGTCGAACTAaatcaccatcatcatctcgTAGCACAAAGAGCCATCTATCCGCATAGCTATCTCTCTTTTTAACGGTGCAGTAACTTTCACCCTATTGCACAAGCGGTAATAATTAATGGCGGATTCAGCATAAAAATTAGAGCAGCTAACCGATTAGTGCCGTCCTCCTGCCTGTTTTGCCCAAATTTCCGATGACCTGCcaaaattttaatagatttaCTATATTTCAATTGATTGAAATTATATCTTTGTTTCACTCGATGTGTTGTTTGTCCGATCGTTCGATCACGTGTCTATCTTTTGATTTGTACTCAGTTAGAAATTTTTATCAACCGTTAAATTTTTATCTAACCGTTATTGTTGTTAAGTGAAATATACCTTTATTTtcatttgattaaaaattagcgAATCTCAATTTTTGAAGGGAGACTCTTAGGTAGGACATGCTCCCTGAACCTGGAAGATCCGCCGCTGGCAATAACCTCTCTGGTCACAGAAGGGTAAGTGATCTGCCCGTATCACGACTTCACGAGCAAACTGGGGCCGAACACGAGTATCGATCTCGCATAGAGCCGCAGAGGGCAATGCTTTCCAAGTAGAACCCCCGGCACCCGATAACTTTCCCGAAATAAATCCTCAACGGCTAGCTCCTGCAAACCCTCCCGCCGCGCCGATCCCAGCCGTCGGATCTCGGATCCCGTCCGTCCGGACCGCTGCGTTCTTCTTCTTCGCCCACCGCCTCCCGACCGTTGGAGCAGACCCGATGCAAATAAAGCTGGAGCCCCACCGCGCCGCCCTCCTCCCACACCCAACGGCGACAGGCAGAAGCTTCTCTCCAATCCAGGCAGGAACCAAGAAGTCGTAGTCGTAGCAGAGAGGACGAGGAGAGGAGGAAAGAAAGAGGGTCGCGAGCTTCTCCTTGCTTCGTCGCCTCGTTCCAGAGGTCGCCGGGGCGCACCTGCAGCCGTTCCTGGCCTCGGTGTCCTCGGGAGGCGAGGCGATCCAACTATGGCGACACGGAACCACCGTGCGGTTGCTGCTCCGCAGCCGGCGAACAGAGGTGAGCAATCGGACTCCTAAGCTTCTTGCCACCGTTGCGTGGATCGTGCGTTTGTTCTCCTATTCGGTATCGTGGGATTCATCCTTCTTTGGGGACGATTTGGGGTCTGGTGCGGATCGAATTGATGGGTTTCGAGCTCTTATTGATCTGTTCTAGGTGTTGTTTGTGCGATTCTTGGGGGAAAGATTGCGCTTTGCGGTAGCCTAGGTTGCTTAGTCTTGATCTGTTCGTTAGGATCCTCCACCAAGAACGGTCTTTTGATGTCGCCAGTGGACGTTTGATATGAATTCTTCATGTTTCCTAGTTCTATTGCGCGATTCCTGGGGAAAGATTGCGTTTTGCGGTAGCCTACGTCTACGTTGCTTAGTTCGAGTCCTTGATCCATTGCTCGCCTGCTTCGTTCGAATCCTCCACCAAGAGCGGTCTTTTTGGTTCGGTTTCTTGATCTTTCTGCTCCTGAGTCCTAGTTACATTGTCAAATTTATGCATCAAGATTGGATTCCGATGTGGCCCGGCCTTTTTGGTTCGGTTTCTTGATCTTTCTGCTCCTGAGTCCTGGTTCGCATGTCTAACGACGTTACAGTTTGAAAAGATTGAATCTTTGCTTGTTCTTTACGTTCCGTTGAGCTTTGCGTCGATTTTCATACGAGATTCATCCCGTGACAATGCCGGCCATAGAGTTCTTATATTTTTCTCCGGCAATGGTCAGGTGCTGCAGTCCTGGCGGGGAGGCAGaaggccgccgcagcagcaggcCGACCTGATCGGCGAGCCCTTGGTGATATTGGCAACTTCACGAACATCCATGTCATCGACGGGTGAGAAACTAGAAATCGTCGCCTCCTTTTGttccattttctttcttctatcccccccccccccctctgaaaCCTGTATTGTTCACTGCAACAGGAAGAAGGTCCAGCTGCCCGAGGGGGTCAATCGCCCCATCACCCGGAGCTTCGGCGCACAGCTCTTGAAGAACGCCCAGGCGAATGCCGCTGTGGCGAACAAGGTACGCGGTTTCTGCCCCCTTTCCAATCCTGCGATTCTTGCCTCTGAACTCTGAAGCGTTCGATTTGATCCTAAATTCCCAACTGGTCCGAAGCGTTCGGTTTTGCAGAATGCCGTAGCTCCTGCTCTTCCTGCAGTGGCGCGTGCCGCTCCGAAGCCTACCAAGAAGGCCCCTGCCAAGCCCGTCCCTCGTCCTGAGCAGGCTATCAAGATCACCGCCGGCTCCGACGAGAACAGGAGGCCGTCAGAGGGTGCTGCCCGCAGCAGCTCTGCCCACAAGTCGAGGAAGAAGGTCGTCAGCACGCTTACAACTGTGCTGATTGCTCGTTCCAAGGTTAGTTATACCAACAAACACTTCTTCTGCTCTTGCATCGTTGCTTGTCAGTTCAGTGTCATAAGCCTCTGGCCTGTTCTTGGCAATTTCAGCACGCGTCTGGCCTTACTGGGAAGCCCAAAGAACTCATTGAAGACATTGACAAGCTCGATGGCGACAACCAGCTCGCTGTGATTGACTACGTTGAAGATATCTATAAGTTCTACAAGGCCGCACAGGTAAATGCAGCTTCATCTTTTGCAAGTCTGTTCAAGTGAGCTTGTTCAGAATGTTTCATCACCGTGTTTATGGTTGCAGCATGAGAGCCGTCCCACCGACTACATGGGCAGCCAGCCCGAGCTCAGTACCAAAATGCGTGCCATCCTCACGAACTGGATCATTGATGTTCACAGTAAACTCGAGCTTATGCCTGAAACACTGTATCTCATCATGTACATGGTAGATCGGTACCTGTCCCTGCAGACCGTGGCGAGAAGGGAGCTGCAGCTTGTCGGCATCGCGGCCCTTCTCATCGCCTGCAAGTATGAGGAGATTTGGGCGCCAGAGGTAAGGCCAAAGCTCCGTTCATATCTAGCTTTTGTTTTGGATGCTCCAAAGCTGAATATTGTATTGTTGCAGGTCAGCGAATTCATACATTTATCTGACAATGCCTACACACGGCAAGAGATTCTTGGCATGGAGAAGGCAATCCTGAACAAACTGGAGTGGAACCTCACTGTTCCCACTCCGTATGTTTTCCTTGTGCGGTTTGCGAAGGCCGCCGGAAGCGGTGATAAGGAGGTAGCGACAGAACTGCTCTGGTTTTCCCTCTGTAGTTTCATGTCAGGTGTGCCACGGAACTGTTTGGTGCTGAAACTTCTTTTCTGTTTGTGTGAATGCAGCTCGAGCATATGGTGTTCTTCTTCGCAGAGTTAGCGCTGATGGCGTACAGCATGGTAACGTTCTGTCCGTCCATGGTCGCCGCTGCGGCGGTGTACGCCGCTCGCTGCACGTTGAGGAAGAGTCCTCTCTGGACAGAAACTCTGAAGCACCATACAGGTTTTGATGAGCTGCAGCTTATGTGAGTCTCCTTCTGCACTCCATGAATCTGATGTTCTGAACTTGATTGTTTTGTTCATCTGAAGAACTTAGTTACATAAGTTGTATGGAATATGTGAACTCACAATGGTTTTTGTCTGATGATTTCAGAGAGTGCGCGAACATCCTGATCAGATCCCATGCTGCAGCTCCTGATGGGAAGCTGACGACGATCTACAAGAAGTACACGACTGAGGAGTTTGGGCGTGCTGCTCTGCACCCACCGGCAGCTGTTCCGGGCCTTGTCTAGGACTTCTACTGTGTTGCTTCAATGATTAGAAGACGATTGGTTTGCGTTGGCTACATGGAATCAAGAAAGTTTGAGAACAtgttttttaattcattttggATACTCTGTTCTCAGAAGTATTATACTGTGTCGGTTACGTTTGCTACAACCTTAATACACCTTGGTGTAACAACTATTCATAATTATATGAATCGAATTGATATTATTCTTTTACATGTTTGTCTCATTTTCTGTCATTTCACTGCAACAGCACGATATGAATTGAAAGAGTTCAGCAGAACGGTGTTGGCGATATACTCCCCTACTCCGTATGTCTATgcttttcaagttttcagtGTTATCTTCTGAAATTCCAAACTTTTGTGGTTTTACAATGCCACTCCTGAAGTTTCACACCGTTTAAGATTGATTTCACAGAATGCTTCTGAATTTTACGATGCTACTACATTGAAGGGTTTCAAATCTGCCGGGTTGTTTCGACCAATTATGCTACCAACTGGATGAAGCAGTGTTGTCTGTGTTGACCACTGATATGAAATTTCACACTTTTGTGGTTGACTGAAAGTATTACAATTTTGTGATTGATTAAACAAAATGCTTGTGAATTTTACAATGCCACTCTTCTGAAATTTCGTACTTTAGTGATGGGCCTGAAAGTTTCACACTTTTTTGGATTGATTTCGCAAATGTTTGTGAGTTTTACGATGCTACTTTGAAGGGTTTCGAAGCACGCGCTTCACTTTCAAGTGAGGTATGCACATGCCACCCCTTGCAGCCAATCACCTGAGGTGCATGATAGCTCCTCGTGCTCTGCACCCCCCACTGGTGCCACCTCCTACAACCTTAGTGCTCTAAGGGTTCAGTTGCTTCTCATCTGATTTGTTTTAACTGCCTTGGTTTGGGTCACTTCGCTAGGGATTGCTTGCAAGAAGTGAGATGTCAAAGTTGTTTCAATTATGGGCATCGGGCAAAATATTGTTTTAGAAGAAAACATAAAACAAGGCTGATATGGAGGCAAAAGGGTTCAGTTGCTTCTCATTGTCAAGGAGCAAGTACTGAAGACATTCCACCAGGTGGTCCAAGTGATAGACAGAATGGTCCCAATAGGTATGATCAACTGGGTAATGGGACCTTTGAATTCCATGGACATCAACTCCAGCTAGCAGAGCAGGGACTGGCTCAACCTCAGCAGCAAAACATGATGATAGATGATCAGACTCAGCAGGAACACCATGAGCAAGTAAAGTAAGTAAAACAATGTCCCACAGATAAACAATTTGGACATTGCAAAGCTTGTTCCAGGAGAGGCTTTCCTTGAAGCCAATGTTTTTATAGCAGATGATGATGGGCTGAATAATGACCAGTAGAATGTATCTGATGGTGATCAATTGAACTTATCACTGTCTTGGTCATCAGCTCCAACCAGTGTCTCCTCTGATAGTTTAGTTAACAATGCCCCCTTACCAGATCTCAATCTTGAGATTGGGGAACCAATGCAGCTTGTATTGGCCCTTCCTGTTCAGCAGCCAATTTTCCTAGCACATgaggagcccctcaaggctatgGTTGAAGATCAACTAGTGCCAGAGATTGTACAACAACCTCCTCAAGCTCTTGGTCAACAGTTTGATTTTCACCTACAGATAGGTGCAGTCCAGCTTGTCTGTGACCAAGAGGCTGATCCAGTGTTTGAATCTTTCTATAATGAAATTACATCATGGGTTCCAAAGAGTAACTCAGATAGCAGCAGACTCTGGGCCAAGCACTTTGCTCCCGTTGGGCTCACAGGTCATATAGTGGATATTCCAGAAATCTGGGCATCTTTCTTCACTGTCATGCTTCTATCACCAGCCCACTTTGATTGGGCCAAGAAATTTCTTTCCTCAAGGGTATGGACCATCATGAACTCAGTGAACCCTGGACAGCCTATCATGCATTTTCAGCTCCCTTCACAGTGTTCAAGAAACTCCACACCACGTTGTGCTTATATTGAGGAATATATGGAACTTGACATTACTATGCAAGACAGAGGGAAAAGCAAGGCAGATGAGCTGCAGCAAGATGAGGGAATTTCAGACCCTTCCACCCCCAATAATTTCAAGATGATAGGGGACATTACATCTACCAGCACCTCTGCTTTACAtttgaagaaaagaaaggttCCTTATGTCCCTTTGGTTGAATCAGATGTTAGAAGAAGCTTAAGGCTGAAGTGGTTTCAAGAAGAATTCATGTCCTGATAAGAACTATTTTGCATGCACAGTTCAGCCTCCCACCCTCTCTACCAAGGTGATTAGAAATCTGGGAATAGATTTTTGTAAGATGGGACCTGTGGCTCTGTCTGATGAAGCCTTGCAGAACAAGAAGAAGCCTGCTAAAGTTACAATGGGGAAGACGTCTGTCCCAACCAAGCACAAGTCTGCCAAGGCCAAGCCTACTGTCCCACCTCAAAATGAAGATGCAGTTAACATCAGCAAGAATCAGTGACATGATAAGAGCACAGAAGGATACTTACTGCTTTTGTCAGAAGATAACTTGCAGTGGTTATTTTGGGTTCTTTTGTGTTAGTAGGCTTTCTTAAATAGCCTGTCACTATAATGTTGTTGAGTCTCTCCCTCCGTATAGCCCTAATGTAACAATGGTATACTGGGACTTCTGTGTCTGGATTTTCATTTGGGTCTGTTGGTACTGTGGCTTTCATTACTTTTGTTCCCTTTTACTATGTAATTGGGTAGAACATTCAGTGGTGCCTTTGGTTAATGGATCAAACTAGTTCAACTCGTTATTGGCGTATTCTCTGCTGGAATGTTCGAGGAATCAATTCTGAGGGCAAATGGAATGCTATCCGTAGCAAAGTTAGAGAGTCTGGTTGTGATATCATCTGTTTACAGGAAACCAAAAGAGAGCACTTTGATTCTGTCTATGTCAGAAAATTCTGCCCCTCTGGTTTTGACTGTTATGAATTCTTGCCATCTGAGGGAAATTCTGGAGGTTCAATTGTAATTTGGAAAAGCTCTCGTTTTTTGGGGTCTTTATCTTTTCAAAATGGTTAGGCAACCTCTATTGATTTCATGTCACTGCATTCTGGAGCTAGGTGGGTACTGACTAACATTTATGCTCCTTTCACACCTGAAGGCAAACTACAATTTTTGGAATGGTTCAGAAATATTGAAGTTTCAGATGATGTTGTTTGGCTAATCCCAGGAGATTTTAATCTGATTAGAGATCCTGCAGATAGAAATAAACCAGGTGCTAATGTTCAAGAGATGTTTGCCTTCAATGAAGCTATAAGTACCCTAAGGTTGGTTGAACTCCCCCTTATAGGTCAGCGATACACTTGGCCAAATAAGCAGCAGAACCCTCTCTTGGAGCGTCTAGACTGGTTTTTTTTACCTTAAATGCCTGGACTTCTAGTTACCCAATCACTCATGTAATAACCCTGTCCAGAGATACTTTTGACCACACTCCATGCTTGGTGAATATAAGCACCCTAATCCCTAAATCGAAAGTGTTTAGATTCGAGAACTATTGGTTGGAGCATTCAAATTTCAACCAATTAGTGCAACATGGTTGGGCAGTACCTGTCTTTCATGCAGACAAGGCAAAACGTGTGGTGGGAAAATTTAAAAACCTTCGAAGAGTTCTCAGAGCTTGGCAATCTCAACTGTCTAATTTGGCTATGGTTATTGCAAATGTCAAACAAATCATTGTGTTCTTAGACACCATGGAGGAGTCAAGGGATCTTTCCATAGAGGAATGGAATTTTAGAGATATCCTACATCAACATTTAGCTTCACTTCTCAAACAGCAGCAAATTTATTGGCGCCAGAGGGGCACAATCAAATGGGTCAAATTTGGAGATGAAAGTACAAAGTTTttcatgcaaatgcaacaatCAAGCACATAAGGAATGCAATTACCATGTTGCATGATCATAATGGCAATGCAGTCATGGACCATCACGGTAAAGCATCTCTTCTTTGGGAGACATATAAAGAAAGGTTAGGCACATCAGAATATCAGTGCATGCACTTTGACTTGGCCACCCTTCTCACTCCAGTTGATAATTTGCAATGGTTAGAGGAACATTTCGCTCATGAGGAAATTAATAAAGTTATTTCGGAGCTGCCAACAAATAAATCTCCTGGCCCAGATGGCTTTAATGGGGATTTTCTTAAGAAATGCTGGAATATCATTGCCACAGATTTCTATGACTTATGCCAGGCTTTTCATGATGAAAACTTATGTATTCAAAGCATAAATAGCTCCTACATCACTCTAGTTCCCAAGAAAGACAATCCAACCCATGTGGGGGATTACAGGCCTATCTCTCTGCTCAATTCATCTATCAAGCTAATTACTAAACTTTTAGCCGATAGATTGCAGCAAGTAATTTTATCTCTGCTGcataaaaatcaatatggttttATCAAGTCCAAGTCCATACAGGACTGTCTAGCATGGTCTTTTGAGTATCTGCATATCTGCCATAAGTCTAAGAAGCCAATTGTGATTCTTAAATTGGATTTTGAAAAGGCCTTTGATAAGATGGAACATTAAGTCATTCTTGATATTCTCCAACATGAAGGTTTTGGAACAAAGTGGATATCTTGGATTTCTGGTATCTTGAAATCAGGTACTTCTTCTGTGCTGCTTAATGGTGTGCCAGGCAAAGTGTTTCATTGCAAAAGAGGAGTCAGACAAGGAGATCCTCTCTTCCCTCTACTCTTTGTCTTAGCAGCTGATCTTCTACAATCAATtgtgaacaaagcaaaaaacATGGGCCTTTTGCAGTTGCCAATACTCTTAGCAGCTAGAACGGACTTCCCAATTGTGCAATATGCTGATGATACTTTGGTCATCATGGAAGCATGTCCAAGGCAACTTTTTGTTCTCAAAGCTCTTCTTAATACATTTGCAGATTCCATTGGACTGCgagtaaattattgtaaatccatgaTGCTCCCTATCAATGTGTCTAATGACAGATTAAGTTTGCTTGCACAAACCTTTGGATGTCAAATAGGCACTTTGCCTTTTACTTATTTGGGTTTGCCTCTGGGTTTGACTAAGCCAAAAGTTGAGGATTTTATACCACTAGTACACAGAATTGAAAGGAGCCTAGTTTCATGTTCCATTTTCTTAACTCAGGCAGGCAAGTTAGAGATGGTCAACTCTGTCCTTTCATCTTTGACAACATACTATATGTGTACACTACAGCTGCCAGCTACTATTATCAAGCAAATTGACAAATATAGAAAGCACTGCTTATGAAAAGGATTTGACCTAAATGCTAAGAAGCCTCCTCTTGCAGCATGGAACATGGTCTGCCGACCCAAAAAAGAAGGTGGCTTGGGAGTGATTAAGCTTACAGTTCAAAATAATGCTTTACTCATGAAAAACCTGCACAAATTTTTCAATAGGGCAGATCTTCCATGGGTTAATCTTTTATGGCAGAGTTATTATGTGAATGGTCATTTGCTTGGCTTCAGAAAAAGAGGTTCTTTTTGGTGGCGTGACATCATTAAGCTTATTGATACATATAAGGGGCTGGCAGCAGTACAACTTGGCGATGGATCTTCAGTTTCCTTTTGACATGATTTGTGGAATGGGATGATCCCAGCCTTCTCCTTTCCACATTTATTTTCTTATGCATCTAATGTTCAGATTTCAATTCAAGCTGCTGTAAATCTTGATCATCTGCAGCAACTCTTTCAGCTTCCGTTGTCAGTGCAAGCGCATGAGCAGTTCCTGCTACTTCTAGAAATAATGCAGGGTCTGATAATTGAACAAGCACCTGATACTTGGAGATACATTTGGGGAACTAGCAGCTACTCCTCATCTAAGGCTTACAAGCAGACTATTGGTCATACTCCGATTCATCCAATATATCGTTGGTTATGAAGTCATCATGTCAACCAAAGCATAAAGTCTTCTTTTGGCTTTTACTAAAGGATCGTTTAAACACAAGAGGGCTACTAAGAAGGAAAGGTATAGACTTACAATCATATGCATGTGAAAACTGTATTCTGCAGAGAGAGGAAACACTGCCTCATCTTTTTCTTAGATGCAACTTTGCTCAAAGATGTTGGGCTACCTTAGGTTTGCAGGTGCAAAGGAGCCTCCTTCCCCTTCAAGTCCTCAAGAGATTTAAAGATCAATTATCGGTTCCTTTTTTCATGGAAATTATAGTACTCATGTCTTGGAGCATTTGGACAGCAAGAAATGAATGGATCTTCAATAGGATTGACCCAACGGTCCAAGGTTGTTACGCTAGATTTAAGTATGTTTTCGCAATAGTTATCCATAGAGCAAAGAAGAAATATTTCCCTCAAATTGAAGTATGGATAGAGTCCTTGtaaatctttcttttttctttttttcttttgatgttCCTTAATAACGTT
This genomic interval carries:
- the LOC133885040 gene encoding cyclin-B1-5-like isoform X2, with amino-acid sequence MATRNHRAVAAPQPANRGAAVLAGRQKAAAAAGRPDRRALGDIGNFTNIHVIDGKKVQLPEGVNRPITRSFGAQLLKNAQANAAVANKRSVLQNAVAPALPAVARAAPKPTKKAPAKPVPRPEQAIKITAGSDENRRPSEGAARSSSAHKSRKKVVSTLTTVLIARSKHASGLTGKPKELIEDIDKLDGDNQLAVIDYVEDIYKFYKAAQHESRPTDYMGSQPELSTKMRAILTNWIIDVHSKLELMPETLYLIMYMVDRYLSLQTVARRELQLVGIAALLIACKYEEIWAPEVSEFIHLSDNAYTRQEILGMEKAILNKLEWNLTVPTPYVFLVRFAKAAGSGDKELEHMVFFFAELALMAYSMVTFCPSMVAAAAVYAARCTLRKSPLWTETLKHHTGFDELQLIECANILIRSHAAAPDGKLTTIYKKYTTEEFGRAALHPPAAVPGLV
- the LOC133885040 gene encoding cyclin-B1-5-like isoform X1, producing MATRNHRAVAAPQPANRGAAVLAGRQKAAAAAGRPDRRALGDIGNFTNIHVIDGKKVQLPEGVNRPITRSFGAQLLKNAQANAAVANKNAVAPALPAVARAAPKPTKKAPAKPVPRPEQAIKITAGSDENRRPSEGAARSSSAHKSRKKVVSTLTTVLIARSKHASGLTGKPKELIEDIDKLDGDNQLAVIDYVEDIYKFYKAAQHESRPTDYMGSQPELSTKMRAILTNWIIDVHSKLELMPETLYLIMYMVDRYLSLQTVARRELQLVGIAALLIACKYEEIWAPEVSEFIHLSDNAYTRQEILGMEKAILNKLEWNLTVPTPYVFLVRFAKAAGSGDKELEHMVFFFAELALMAYSMVTFCPSMVAAAAVYAARCTLRKSPLWTETLKHHTGFDELQLIECANILIRSHAAAPDGKLTTIYKKYTTEEFGRAALHPPAAVPGLV